The Thalassophryne amazonica chromosome 6, fThaAma1.1, whole genome shotgun sequence genome includes a region encoding these proteins:
- the LOC117511776 gene encoding galactose-specific lectin nattectin-like gives MFFYQQMTWAQAERYCTYRGGNLASIPYDGVLDFLRGYVYRVTGAYRQVWLGGHDAVQEGIWMWSNGDRFYFKKWAKGQPNNGGRREHCMEMNCRGQYVNDACCGLRKHFFCARNL, from the exons ATGTTCTTCTACCAGCAAATGACCTGGGCTCAAGCAGAG CGTTACTGCACATACCGCGGTGGGAATCTGGCCTCGATCCCCTACGATGGTGTGCTGGATTTCCTCAGAGGTTATGTTTACAGAGTGACTGGTGCGTACAGACAAGTCTGGCTCGGAGGTCATGATGCCGTCCAA GAGGGTATATGGATGTGGAGCAACGGTGACAGGTTTTACTTTAAGAAGTGGGCCAAGGGTCAACCCAACAACGGTGGAAGACGAGAACACTGCATGGAAATGAACTGCAGAG GGCAGTACGTCAATGATGCCTGTTGTGGGCTGAGGAAACATTTCTTCTGTGCCCGGAATCTGTGA